A segment of the Methanofollis fontis genome:
AGACAATACAGGTTCATTAAAAATAGAAGTATACCAGTTTCCATTAATAATATTATGTGGAATAGAGTTACCCCCCACAAGACTCGGATCAAATGGGTGAGTGCCCTTCAAAAGTAATTGTACTAAAATTATGCCAAGATTGTATTGGTCAGTCCTCTTATCGATCCTTTTCTTATCATAGTGTAATTGTTCGGGAGCTGCATATAATTTTGAACAAGGGCCACCCAAGAGCGTTTCTGTTATTGATGTACTATCCAGACTTCTAGCAATACCTAAGTCAATAATTGTTGGTAAATTGCTTTCCTTAATCAAAATATTATCTGGTTTAAGATCACGATGAACAACATTCATCTTCCATATTACATTTAACCCTATTACCAGATTTTTAATCAAATTCAATGCTTCAGAGGGTTTTTTAAATGTATCCATACAATGGGATAATGGTGTTGAGTCAATGAATTCTTCAATGATTATATATCTGCCATCAGGCAATTTTTTAAAACAAAAATTTTTTGGATAATATTGGGAATCAATGTCTTGTAAAATGTTGATTTCTCTCTCTATTCTTTCAATGTCCCATCCATTCGGGTTATCTGGTGTTTTATATCTGCCAACTTTTAGGGCAACAACCCCATATTCTGGATGGTCAAAACGATAAACAATTCTTTGACCTCCCTTATAGATCAATTCTGGGTTATTATAATGATCCAGTATGTCGCGACATTGTTCTTCTTCCAATTTTAACACCTGATCAGACAAATAATGATATCCACAATGTTACTATGATCTATAGAAAACAGATAATATTTACGATTTGATTTCCTGAACTGCCCTTCAATATTCTCCAAACCGTCACTTTGCTCGCCAATGCCCCCCCAAATCTGAAAAACCCACATTTCCCCCTCTTCATCGTTCTCCCCCGCTACCTGGACCTCCCTCCCACCCCCCAGCACAAAACCGCAACCGACAAAAGTGAAGCAGGAGAGAGGGGTAATCATGGACGTCTCGATCCCCCAGCTCCGCGACCTCCTCTTCCCGATGGAATGGTTCGTCCGCTTCTATATTCTGGCCTTCATCGTCTGGCTCGCAGAACCGATGTATCCTGGCAGCCAGTTCTCCTACCTGCTCCTGATCTACTTCCTCTGGTTCGTCATGGCGATCACCTTCGCCTGGCAGGTGATCGTCACGGTGCGGTTTGTCAGAGACCACCGCCGGGAGTGACCGGGAATAAAAATAGAGGAAAGAGGCGACTCGGGAACCTGCTAGAGATGATACTGCCATACGCCTGTTTGCCTCTGCCGTTTCGCTGTTTAAGGGCGTCCATGCCGAGATGCGGGGTGCAGGCACGATATCATTCGAAATAGATACTCTATTCACCTTCCCTCCCTCTGATTCTGAAGGTGCAGGATAGATTTCATATTCGAATTACCGTTATTGGCTTTGAATCGTACTCAATTCCTTCCCGAGTGGCCATTCTGACAAAAACATGATATTTCTCACCTGATTTGGAAATTCTTTTCTCACCGATTTGGATACCATGAATTACCCATGTTCCATCTGGACTGGCAACTGCATCCAGTCTTTGCTTCCATTCCTTATTGAGTGGATCGATCACATATGCAGACAATACTGCGCCGGGAACTGCTCCATGGCCCTGAAGGTCGATAATCAGGCTGGTTTCTGCATTGTTCTCCGGATATGTGATCTCAAAGGGTGGCATGAAATAGGCAGCACAAGCAGTAACCAATATAAAGGCCAAAACAAACTCAGCGGCTATCTGAAACAGGTTCCAGCCTTTAATCCTTCTGTCGGTTGGCGATTTTATTTTTTGCCATGTATTGGTAAATGTTTGAGGATTGTGAAACCATATCAGGATAATTATCGATATCACCGTAAAAAAAATAACTCCACAATGAAATGGGATATATATTGCCGTCTGGCCAATAATGACACATGTTGCCGCAAAGAGCATATTCAGCAGCACTTCGATCGAAAATAAGAAAAATGATTCACTTGGAGTGAATGGCAGAGCGATCACCCCAGAGTTACGTATACCGGAATACTTCCATCATATCCAGAAATGTTATATATCTGCTCCCCTTCTTCAAGTTCATTGTTACTTACGATCGCCTGAACAATAAATTCCGTTCCTGCTGGTGTGACATTGTCACCAAAATATGCTTCGACAAACCAGTTCCCCGAGGGTAAAACAGTTGTCTGAGGCTGAACCCACCATCCTGAATCACCGAGAAGTGGTTTGACAAGAACATAGAGATTTAATCCAGAATCATCCAGTTCCTCGACTGTTCCTTTTATGGTATCCGTATTATTCACCTTGTCGCCATCTCTCGGTGAAGTGATAACCACGTATCCAGGAGAGTGTCCTTGAGTCTCGGTTATGGACGTAGTTGGTGGCATTGTTGTAGGCGTTTCCGTTGTCGTCACTGCCGTTTCCTGTGTAGTTTGCGCAGTGGTAGAAGTGGGCGGTTGAGTGGGGGTCGGTGTTACATCAACAGTCCCACCAGTACAACCTCCGCACAGAACTAAGGCTACAACAAGGGATAGCACAACAAATACAGTAAAATTTATTCTTTTCATAATTGTGTCCCTCCGATGTGGGCAATTTAGTGGCTTGCAGGATATAAATGTATGTGTATTTATTGCCGGACATATTAATTGCACATCACAACGGAGAATATCCGTCTACCGCCCCCTCCCCTCTCCTCATGTGGTGGGGGGGAGGGGGTCATTTGCCACCCATTGAAATGATCCAGGGGACCCCCTATCTCTTCTTCACACCCTCAACAAAACGCCGGATCGCCGTGATCCCATCGACCATGCGGGGTGCGGCATCGTTCACGAACGCCACCTCATCAAGACTGCTCCTCGGGGGATCGCTCCGGTAGTGTTCGAGCGCCGCCGCCCCGTCATAGTCCACGCAGGCGATCCTGAGGGAGAGGTTCTCCTGCGGGAGCATGATCGCCTCTCCCCCCACCGTGGCGATATGGTGGGGATGGGCGAGCATGGCGGCCGAGAGGTCGTCTGCACCGGCGATACCGGCCGACTCCAGGCGGTCCCTGAGGGCGTTGAAGTCCGCAAGGAAATAGAACCCGCCTTCCGGTTGTGTCGCCCCCACCCCCTTGATCATCGCCGTCGCCCTGGACAGGTAGCGGCACATGATCGAGTGGATCGATCTGATGTTTCGCATATACTCCTCGATCTCGACGCTCGGCGAATAGGCGGTGACGGCGGCGTGCTGGACCGGCGCCGCCACCGAGGTGCGGATCGTCGCCGCCACCTTCGTGAGGTCGTCAAGGAGTTCGTCGGGTGCGTCTGCCGGCAGGATGCAGGTGCCCAGACGGTATCCGGCGGCCGAACGGTCCTTCGAGAGACCGCCGGTGACGAAGGTGCCCTCCGGGTACATCACCCCCATCGAGACGAAATGCTCGAAGGCGTAGGTGGTCAGGGCATAGATCTCATCGGCGAGCACCAGGCAGCCGTAGGTCCTGCAGACCTCGGCGATCTCCTCCAGTTCCCGCTGGCTGTAGAGGGCGCCGGTGGGGTTGTTGGGGTTGTTGAGCACCAGCAGATGGCGGCGGTCCGGGTTCTTCGCCAGCAGTGCGGCCAGATCCCTTGGATCGATCCGATAACCGCGTTCACGCTCCAGGGCCAGACTCACATACGATTTTCCGAGCAGTCTGAGTATCGGCGCATACCCCACCCACGAGGGGGAGGGGATGATCACCGTGGCGTCCAGCATGGAGAAGAGCATGAACATCAATTCCTTGGTGCCGTTCCCGACAACCACCCGCTCCGGGCCGGTAGAAATAGCGAAATGCCGGCCGTAAAAATTCGAAATTGCTTCCCTCAGTTCTGGTATTCCTGCTGCATCCGTATACTCCCCCCGAACCGCTCCCGAGGTCAGCGCCCGCACCATGGGTGGCGGCACCGGGAACGGCGACTGGCCGAACGCAAAATTATAAAACCGGGCGTCGCAGCCAATCCTGCTGCACGCCTCCCTCTGCCTGTTGATCATCAGACCCACCCTGAGGTTCTCGGGCATGGTGATCGCCCCCATGTGGGGGTCTGTCCGTAACACCTGGACCTGCTTCATTGCGACCGTCCCCTTCAGGCCCCCCATAGACGGGAACGGTAATCAAGGTATCCCGGGGAGGGGGAGGGTTAGAAACGTTCGGGATCGGTCTCGATGTCCACGATCGCCGGAACGCCGCTCTTCAAGGCCTGTACAACCGCCTCCGCGCACTCCTCGGGACGCTCCACCCGGAACCCCACCCCGCCGCAGGAGCGTGCATATGCCGCAAAATCGGGATTGGTCAGGCCCGTCCCGAAGTTCGGGTAGTGCTCCATCCGCTGCTCCACCCGGATCATCCCGAGTTCGTGGTTGTTCAGGAGGATCACCGTGACCGGGAGATCGTACTGTACGGCAGTCAGGAACTCGGCCATCGACATCGAAAAACCGCCGTCGCCGGTGATGCAGACCGACGGGCGCTCAGGATAGGCCAGCCGCGCCGCAATCGCCGCCGGCAGCGCAAACCCCATCGTGGCAAGATAACCGGACATCACGAACCGCTGACCCGGTTTCATCAGGAAGTTCCGGCCGAACCACCAGCCGTTCTCCCCGACATCCACCGATATCACGGTGTCCTCGGGCAGCACCCGGGAGAGCACCGCCATGATGTAGGGGGGCCGCAGAGGCACGGCCGCCGCATCCGCCTCGCCCGCCGTCTGCGCCCGCCACTCCTCCCGATCCTTCTGCACCCGCTCCCTGGTCTCCGTCCCCTCCCTTTCCCGCAGGGGCTCCCGGTAGGCCCGGAGGCTGAGAAGCGGGTGTTCGAACATACCCTCGATCCCGCCATAGCAGTAGGAGCAGCGCTCCTCCTCGATGACGGCGATCTCGTCGGCCGCCACTGCCCCCTGTAACCGCATGCCCGGCGGGACAAGCGCCTCTGGTGCATTCGCAAGGGAGCGGACCTTTGCTTCGAACGCCCGCCGCTGTCCGCCGGCGATCGGGTAGTCTCCGGCAGAGGTGAGCACAGCAAGGTCGCCGGCACCGCTCACACCCAGCGACTCCTCGATCACGCACCATCCGCCAATACGGGTTGCCTCCACCGCCGCCGACAGCGCCGAGGCAGGGGTGATGGAGCGGCGCCAGAGCGTCTCGCCACCCGGATACCGGACTGTGCCGCGTGAGGTGTGGAGTATGCCCGGTCCCGGCATCACCGATGCCAGCGCCGCCGCGGTTGTGGTCTTCCCCTGCATTCCGGTGATCTCGATCATCGGTGAGGGGCGATCCCCGGCTAAAAGCATGCGGACGGCCTCATGGTGGGTGATCACCACCTGGGCCCGCCCGAGGAGGGGGTGGGCGGGGTTGAGATGCACCGGGGCGGCGACGAGGTCGTAGTCCCGCTCTGCCGCCTCCTCCGCCGTGATCCCGCCGTCCCCCCGATAGACGTCAACGGCATCCACCTCATGCCCCTTTTCGGCCAGTGCCGCTGCCAGCAGGGCACCGCCGTGGATTGTATCGAGGACGAGAATTCTCATCTCAGGCGTTCTGCTCGATCGCCATCCTGGCGTTCTTGACCATCAGGTCAGCGAGGAGGGGGTCGCCCCCGATCGGATCGGCATAGACGAGGGGGATTGAGCCCGAATTGTGTGCAAATGTGCCCTTCTTCTCGCCCTCCGGGAGACCGAGGAGTTCGGGGATGTCCTTGAGGATGTGGACGCCCTTAGCAAGGAAAAGCGGCACGACGACGAGAAGGTCGATGTCGTCATGTTTGAAGGAGTTCAGGACATCGGTGACAGTCGGTTCGTTCATGGACATGAAACCCGGCTTTACGAGGAACTCCGGGTGCTGCTCTGCGATGAGCGCCGCCGTGTTCTCGATGAGCTCCTTGTTATAAGGGAGTTTGCTGCCGTGGCCGACGAGTAACAATCCTTTGCGTGCCATATAGTAATGGGTACAACTTTTCGATCATAAAAGTGTTACCGATTACCGTTTTTCGGTCGGAAGGATATCAAGACTCCATCCACTGCATCCACCTCAAATCCTGCGCCGGTGTTCTCCTCCGTCCCTGAATACGGCCAATTTGATGGCAGAAAAAATGCCTTCTGGCCGGAGAGAGAGTAATATTTACCGGGGAAAGGGGCACAAACAGGGAGGTCGGACACCACAACCAAACTGCTTTGTGATCTGAAGGTCAACACAGATGGAATCATGAATGATTCCTTAAAGCGCTGTGGACTCATCATCAATGGACAGGCGGTCAGGACGCCAATCGCCATCGCCTCAATGGCCGGGGTGGTGGATGCCTCCTATGTGCTCGCCCGCAAAGATCATATTGGAGCCGCATTTATCGGCGGTTATTCCATCGACGAAAAAACGATAGCGGCAAGCCGGGAGATGGCCGCAGAAGGGCGGACCGAGTTTCTGTACGATGATCCGGTGGCGGCGCTGCAGGAGCAGGTGGACGCCCTCAGGGAGAGCGGGGTGGTCATCGGCCTGAACCTGCGTGGAAGCACCCCCGAATCATATACGGCGATCGCCTCAGCGATCGGGAACGGGGTGATCTATGAGATTGACGCCCATTGCCGCCAGCCCGCCATGATCGCCGCCGGTTGTGGCGAGGCGCTGCTGAACGAACCGCACCGACTTGCAGAGACGATCCGAGCCCTGAAGACCCTTGATGTGACGGTATCAGTGAAGATCCGGGCCGGTGTGGCGCCGGACGACCGCCATCTTGCCCGCCTGCTCTGGAGGGCCGGGGCGGATATCATCCATGTGGACCTGATGGACTTCGGCCATTCCCGTCTCCGCCAGATCAGGAACGCCTGCCCCCTTGTTCTCATCGCCAACAACTCCATCACCTCCTTTGACCGTGCGATGGAGATGTTCTCCCATGGTGCCGATATGGTCTCGCTTGCCCGCCGGTCGGACGAGCGGACACTCGCCGGACTCGATGCCGCCATACAGCGGAAGGAAGAGGAGACAGGCTGGTACAATGCACCCAAGCAGCTCTGCAGGGGGGGCGATGTCCGCGCCCTCACCTTCTGCTGCCTGCCGGTGAAGCACTGCCCACTCATCCCCTTCCTGGAGCGGATCGGTCTTTCAAAGGAGGAATATATGCACATCAAGACGGAGGCAGTGAAGGGCACGCCCCTTGAGAAGGGGAAGATCACCTGTTTCCAGTCACTTGCATGGTGCTGCAAGTCTTCCTCCCCCTGCATGCTCAGGGAGGTCGCCCTGCAGCGCGAGGCCGGGATCACCACCAGGGAGTATATGCAGGAGAAACGCCGCCTTTCCGAGCGGATCATGGAACGGGTGTATGATGCAGTGCCGGACGATGACGCGGACTGAGGCAGCGCAGCTGGCGATGGTGCTGGAGGTCACGGCCTCCCCAAAACCAGGGAATGTGGACCGGGGGCATGATTATCCAGATACCCGTCTCGAACATTTTCTTGCATCCGCCGTGTTTGCTCGTTGCGCCTTTGAGCATGCGGAGGCGGGAGGGAGCGGACTCGGCAGCCTGATCGAGGAGGCGGTGCTGGACACCAGCTGCCATTCAGGCGGAAACACCCATTTCGGCGCCTTCATCCTGCTGATGCCACTCGTCTCGGGCGGGAGTATCGATGGAGCAATGCGGACGGTGGCTGAAACCACGGTCGAGGATGCCGTCGCATTTTACCGGGCATTTTCGGCGACGGCGGTGCGGGTGCTGGAAAAAGACGAGATCGACGTGAACGATCCCGCTGCATTGACCATCCTCAGGGAGCGGAATATGAACCTCTACGACGTGATGGCCTATTCGTCGGAGCGTGATATGGTGGCGAGGGAGTGGACGAACGGTTTTGCACTCTGCCGGGAGGCGGCCGACCTCCTCGTTTCATATGGGCCGGGAAGGGAGGCAATCGTCCGGACCTTCCTCGACCTGCTCGCCTCCTACCCCGACACCTTCATCGCAAAGAAACACGGCGCCGCCGTCGCTGAGGAGACCATGATGCGAGCGAGGGAGGTGCAGGCCGGGAGGGTTGCCCTCCAGGCGTTCGACGAGGAGTGCCTGGCCCGCGGGATCAATCCGGGGTCGCTTGCCGACATCATGATCGCCGGGATCTATCTCGCCCTGCTGGAGGAGTGGCGATGGGACTGCTGAGGGAGGGGATCAACGAGATGATCGCCACCACACAGGGAAACGCCGCACCGATGGGGTTCATCTTCCGGAATGAGAGCGCTTCGATGGTTCTCTTCAAGGGTTCGCATACCGAGGAGAATATCCGGCGGGATGGATGGGTGGTGGCAAACGTCACCCACGACCCGGTTGTCTGGGTGCGGACGGCCTTTGAGGACCTTTCGGCCGACGCCTTCATCGATATCGAGGCGGAGGGCCGCACGATGCAGCGACTCGCCGCCTGTGAGGCCTGGGCGGCCTTCCATGCAACGGTCAGGCACGAGACGGCAGAGACCTATTTTGTCACTCTCGAACCCCTGGGGGGTGAAGTGCTCGACCCCTCGGTGCACCCGCACAACCGCGGTTTCGCCGGGATCGTCGAGGCGACGGTGCACGCCACGCGCTTTATGATGGGCCGCGATCCCGCCCTCAGGGCCCTGATCGACCACCACCTGGCGATCGTGCAAAAATGCGGGGGGCCGCGGGAGCGGGAAGCGGCGGCACTGCTGGAAGGCTATATCATTTGACCGGCGTCAGCGTCACCGCCGTCCCATAGGCGAGCAGTTCGGCCGCTCCAGGCGCCGTCTGCGAAGTGGTGAACCTGATATTGACGACGGCGTCGGCCCCCATCTTTTTTGCAGCGTTTTCCATCCGATTGATTGACTCCAATCTGGCTTCGGTGAGCATCTCGGTGTAGGCTTCGAGTTCACCGCCGACGAGGCTCTTGAGACCTGACATGATGTCTTTACCGAGGTGTTTCGACCTGACGG
Coding sequences within it:
- a CDS encoding DUF447 domain-containing protein codes for the protein MGLLREGINEMIATTQGNAAPMGFIFRNESASMVLFKGSHTEENIRRDGWVVANVTHDPVVWVRTAFEDLSADAFIDIEAEGRTMQRLAACEAWAAFHATVRHETAETYFVTLEPLGGEVLDPSVHPHNRGFAGIVEATVHATRFMMGRDPALRALIDHHLAIVQKCGGPREREAAALLEGYII
- a CDS encoding triphosphoribosyl-dephospho-CoA synthase, whose amino-acid sequence is MTRTEAAQLAMVLEVTASPKPGNVDRGHDYPDTRLEHFLASAVFARCAFEHAEAGGSGLGSLIEEAVLDTSCHSGGNTHFGAFILLMPLVSGGSIDGAMRTVAETTVEDAVAFYRAFSATAVRVLEKDEIDVNDPAALTILRERNMNLYDVMAYSSERDMVAREWTNGFALCREAADLLVSYGPGREAIVRTFLDLLASYPDTFIAKKHGAAVAEETMMRAREVQAGRVALQAFDEECLARGINPGSLADIMIAGIYLALLEEWRWDC
- a CDS encoding methanogenesis marker 9 domain-containing protein; amino-acid sequence: MNDSLKRCGLIINGQAVRTPIAIASMAGVVDASYVLARKDHIGAAFIGGYSIDEKTIAASREMAAEGRTEFLYDDPVAALQEQVDALRESGVVIGLNLRGSTPESYTAIASAIGNGVIYEIDAHCRQPAMIAAGCGEALLNEPHRLAETIRALKTLDVTVSVKIRAGVAPDDRHLARLLWRAGADIIHVDLMDFGHSRLRQIRNACPLVLIANNSITSFDRAMEMFSHGADMVSLARRSDERTLAGLDAAIQRKEEETGWYNAPKQLCRGGDVRALTFCCLPVKHCPLIPFLERIGLSKEEYMHIKTEAVKGTPLEKGKITCFQSLAWCCKSSSPCMLREVALQREAGITTREYMQEKRRLSERIMERVYDAVPDDDAD
- the cfbA gene encoding sirohydrochlorin nickelochelatase; this encodes MARKGLLLVGHGSKLPYNKELIENTAALIAEQHPEFLVKPGFMSMNEPTVTDVLNSFKHDDIDLLVVVPLFLAKGVHILKDIPELLGLPEGEKKGTFAHNSGSIPLVYADPIGGDPLLADLMVKNARMAIEQNA
- a CDS encoding thiamine pyrophosphate-dependent enzyme → MRILVLDTIHGGALLAAALAEKGHEVDAVDVYRGDGGITAEEAAERDYDLVAAPVHLNPAHPLLGRAQVVITHHEAVRMLLAGDRPSPMIEITGMQGKTTTAAALASVMPGPGILHTSRGTVRYPGGETLWRRSITPASALSAAVEATRIGGWCVIEESLGVSGAGDLAVLTSAGDYPIAGGQRRAFEAKVRSLANAPEALVPPGMRLQGAVAADEIAVIEEERCSYCYGGIEGMFEHPLLSLRAYREPLREREGTETRERVQKDREEWRAQTAGEADAAAVPLRPPYIMAVLSRVLPEDTVISVDVGENGWWFGRNFLMKPGQRFVMSGYLATMGFALPAAIAARLAYPERPSVCITGDGGFSMSMAEFLTAVQYDLPVTVILLNNHELGMIRVEQRMEHYPNFGTGLTNPDFAAYARSCGGVGFRVERPEECAEAVVQALKSGVPAIVDIETDPERF
- a CDS encoding protein kinase domain-containing protein, which translates into the protein MEEEQCRDILDHYNNPELIYKGGQRIVYRFDHPEYGVVALKVGRYKTPDNPNGWDIERIEREINILQDIDSQYYPKNFCFKKLPDGRYIIIEEFIDSTPLSHCMDTFKKPSEALNLIKNLVIGLNVIWKMNVVHRDLKPDNILIKESNLPTIIDLGIARSLDSTSITETLLGGPCSKLYAAPEQLHYDKKRIDKRTDQYNLGIILVQLLLKGTHPFDPSLVGGNSIPHNIINGNWYTSIFNEPVLSPIFPLASQLLSPKPYQRFRFSNMILDKIDSCLEVYQ
- a CDS encoding pyridoxal phosphate-dependent aminotransferase, with the translated sequence MKQVQVLRTDPHMGAITMPENLRVGLMINRQREACSRIGCDARFYNFAFGQSPFPVPPPMVRALTSGAVRGEYTDAAGIPELREAISNFYGRHFAISTGPERVVVGNGTKELMFMLFSMLDATVIIPSPSWVGYAPILRLLGKSYVSLALERERGYRIDPRDLAALLAKNPDRRHLLVLNNPNNPTGALYSQRELEEIAEVCRTYGCLVLADEIYALTTYAFEHFVSMGVMYPEGTFVTGGLSKDRSAAGYRLGTCILPADAPDELLDDLTKVAATIRTSVAAPVQHAAVTAYSPSVEIEEYMRNIRSIHSIMCRYLSRATAMIKGVGATQPEGGFYFLADFNALRDRLESAGIAGADDLSAAMLAHPHHIATVGGEAIMLPQENLSLRIACVDYDGAAALEHYRSDPPRSSLDEVAFVNDAAPRMVDGITAIRRFVEGVKKR
- a CDS encoding YbjQ family protein, whose translation is MILTTTENVPGHTATVIGIVYGNTVRSKHLGKDIMSGLKSLVGGELEAYTEMLTEARLESINRMENAAKKMGADAVVNIRFTTSQTAPGAAELLAYGTAVTLTPVK